A window from Manis javanica isolate MJ-LG chromosome 10, MJ_LKY, whole genome shotgun sequence encodes these proteins:
- the KRT1 gene encoding keratin, type II cytoskeletal 1, whose product MSRQCSSRSGYRSGGGFSAGSAGLISSQRRMASSSVRRIGGGGGRFSGGGRCSGGGGGLGGGFGSRSLVNLGGSKSISISVAGGGGRGGYGGGGFGGGGFGGGGFGGGGFGGGSYGGGFGGGGGGFGFGSGGLGGGLGPVFPSGGIHEVTINQSLLQPLNVEIDPDIQKVKSKERDQIKTLNNQFASFIDKVRFLEQQNQVLQTKWELLQQIDTSTKSRNLEPYFESFINNLKTRVEQLKGDQSRMDMELKNMEDLVEDYKKKYEDEINKRTNAENEFVTIKKDVDSAYLTKVDLQVKADNLQQEIDFFTTLYQMELSQMQTHISETNVVLSMDNNRSLDLDSIIAEVKAEYESIAQRSKAEAETLYQNKYEELQVTAGKHGDNLKNSKMEISELNRVIQRLRSEIEGVKKQISGLHQSISDAEQRGEKALKDAQDKLAELEEALQKAKEDMARLLRDYQELMNTKLALDLEIATYRTLLEGEEIRMSGECPPNVSVSVSTSHTSVSGGSSRGGGGSGYASGGSGGGGGGGGGSYASGGSSVGYRGGSGGGGGSSGGRGSGGSSGAGRGSSSGGTAKTSGGSSSVKFISSSYSLGTR is encoded by the exons ATGAGCAGACAGTGCAGTTCCAGGTCTGGGTATCGGAGTGGAGGAGGCTTCAGCGCTGGCTCTGCTGGGTTGATCAGCAGCCAGCGCAGGATGGCCAGCAGCTCTGTGCGCCGTAttggtggaggtggtgggagaTTTTCAGGTGGTGGAAGATgtagtggtggtgggggtggtctTGGAGGTGGTTTTGGAAGTCGGAGTCTTGTTAACCTTGGGGGCAGTAAAAGTATCTCCATTAGTGTGGCCGGAGGAGGTGGACGTGGTGGTTATGGTGGTGGCGGCTTCGGGGGTGGAGGTTTTGGGGGCGGtggttttggtggtggtggttttggTGGCGGCAGTTATGGGGGCGGTTTTGGTGGTGGCGGCGGCGGCTTTGGTTTTGGCAGTGGTGGTTTGGGGGGTGGTTTGGGGCCTGTCTTCCCCTCTGGTGGCATACATGAAGTCACCATCAACCAGAGCCTTCTGCAGCCCCTCAATGTGGAGATTGACCCTGATATCCAAAAAGTAAAGTCTAAAGAAAGGGATCAAATCAAGACCCTCAACAACCAGTTCGCCTCCTTCATTGACAAG GTGAGGTTCCTGGAGCAGCAGAACCAGGTCCTGCAAACAAAATGGGAGCTGCTGCAGCAGATTGATACCTCCACGAAGAGCCGCAACTTAGAACCCTACTTTGAATCATTCATTAACAATCTTAAAACTAGAGTGGAGCAACTGAAGGGCGACCAATCACGGATGGATATGGAATTGAAGAATATGGAAGACCTGGTGGAAGACTACAAGAAAAA GTATGAAGATGAGATCAACAAGCGGACAAATGCAGAAAATGAATTTGTGACCATCAAGAAG GATGTGGATTCTGCTTATTTGACCAAGGTGGACCTTCAGGTCAAAGCTGACAACTTGCAACAAGAAATTGATTTCTTCACAACACTTTACCAGATG GAGCTGTCTCAGATGCAGACTCATATCAGTGAAACCAATGTCGTCCTGTCCATGGACAACAACCGTAGTCTGGACCTGGACAGCATCATTGCCGAAGTCAAGGCTGAATATGAGTCAATTGCTCAGAGGAGCAAGGCTGAGGCTGAGACCCTGTACCAGAACAAG TATGAAGAGCTCCAGGTGACTGCTGGCAAACAtggagacaatttgaaaaattcaaagatGGAGATTTCTGAGCTAAATCGGGTGATCCAGAGACTTCGATCTGAAATTGAGGGTGTCAAGAAGCAG ATCTCTGGGCTGCATCAGTCTATCAGTGATGCAGAGCAGCGTGGTGAGAAGGCCCTCAAAGATGCCCAGGATAAGCTGGCTGAGCTGGAGGAAGCCCTGCAGAAGGCCAAGGAAGACATGGCCCGCCTGCTGCGTGACTACCAGGAGCTGATGAACACCAAGCTGGCCCTGGATCTGGAAATTGCCACTTACAGGACCCTCCTAGAAGGGGAGGAAATCAG gATGTCTGGAGAGTGTCCCCCGAACGTGAGTGTGT CTGTGAGCACCAGCCACACCAGCGTCAGCGGAGGAAGCAGCCGGGGAGGCGGCGGCAGCGGCTACGCTtccggcggcagcggcggcggcggcggcggcggcggcggcagctaCGCCTCCGGAGGCAGCTCTGTGGGCTACAGAGGCGGCTCTGGAGGAGGCGGTGGCAGCTCCGGCGGCAGGGGTTCTGGCGGGAGCTCCGGAGCAGGCCGGGGGTCCAGCTCTGGGGGTACTGCCAAGACCTCTGGAGGCAGTTCCAGCGTGAAGTTTATTTCCAGCAGCTATTCCCTAGGGACCAGATAA